A single region of the Halopiger xanaduensis SH-6 genome encodes:
- the thrS gene encoding threonine--tRNA ligase, protein MSESDSQERIAVVLPDGSELDVDAGATVEDCAYEIGPGLGSDTVAGKLDGDLVAKEEPVYDGAELEIVTDGSDEYLEVMRHSAAHCLAQAVERHYDDVDLAIGPPTDEGFYYDFDNLDVDEEDLADLEAEMEAIIEEDYEIEREEVSIEEAKERLADEPYKLELLSEFAEESDTVTFYSQGEWEDLCAGPHVDSTGEIGVVELLEIAGAYWRGDEENEMQTRIYGTAFEDESDLEDFLERKREAEKRDHRRIGNEMNLFSIQDVTGPGLPLYHPPGKTVLKELEDFVEDLNTDAGYEYVETPHVFKTDLWHRSGHYENYQDDMFIFDVGDDEFGLKPMNCPGHAAIFQDQSWSYRDLPIRYAENGKVYRKEQRGELSGLSRVWAFTIDDGHLFVRPDQIEQEVEQIMDMITDVLETFDLEYEMALATRPEKSVGSDEIWERAEEQLESVLEDHGHEYEVEEGDGAFYGPKIDFAFEDAIGRSWDGPTVQLDFNMPERFDLNYVGEDNEEHRPVMIHRALYGSYERFFMMLIEHYEGRFPLWLAPEQVRVLPISDDNLGYAHRVANEFDDFRVEVDDRDSTLERKIRAAHDDRVPYQIIVGDNEEEAGNISVRDRFEDQEYDVEIDEFKEHLEAELEEQRTQPDFLQD, encoded by the coding sequence ATGTCAGAATCAGATTCACAGGAGCGGATCGCAGTCGTACTGCCGGACGGATCGGAACTCGACGTCGACGCCGGCGCAACCGTCGAGGACTGCGCCTACGAGATCGGGCCGGGCCTCGGCAGCGACACCGTCGCCGGCAAGCTCGACGGCGACCTCGTCGCCAAGGAGGAACCCGTCTACGACGGCGCCGAACTCGAGATCGTCACCGACGGGTCCGACGAGTACCTCGAGGTCATGCGCCACTCCGCGGCCCACTGTCTCGCCCAGGCCGTCGAGCGCCACTACGACGACGTCGACCTCGCGATCGGGCCGCCGACCGACGAGGGCTTCTACTACGACTTCGACAACTTAGACGTCGACGAGGAGGACCTCGCGGACCTCGAGGCCGAGATGGAGGCAATCATCGAGGAAGACTACGAGATCGAGCGCGAGGAAGTCTCGATCGAGGAGGCCAAAGAGCGCCTCGCCGACGAACCCTACAAGCTCGAACTGCTCTCCGAGTTCGCCGAGGAGTCGGATACCGTCACCTTCTACTCGCAGGGCGAGTGGGAGGACCTCTGTGCCGGCCCGCACGTCGACTCGACGGGCGAGATCGGCGTCGTCGAACTGCTCGAGATCGCCGGCGCCTACTGGCGCGGCGACGAGGAAAACGAGATGCAGACCCGCATCTACGGGACGGCCTTCGAGGACGAGAGCGACTTGGAGGACTTCCTCGAGCGCAAGCGCGAGGCCGAGAAGCGCGACCACCGCCGGATCGGCAACGAGATGAACCTCTTCTCGATCCAGGACGTCACCGGCCCCGGACTGCCGCTGTATCACCCGCCGGGAAAGACCGTCCTCAAGGAACTCGAGGACTTCGTCGAGGACCTCAACACGGACGCGGGCTACGAGTACGTCGAGACGCCCCACGTCTTCAAGACGGACCTGTGGCACCGGTCGGGCCACTACGAGAACTACCAGGACGACATGTTCATCTTCGACGTCGGCGACGACGAGTTCGGCCTGAAGCCGATGAACTGTCCCGGTCACGCCGCCATCTTCCAGGACCAGTCCTGGAGCTACCGCGACCTCCCGATCCGCTACGCCGAGAACGGCAAAGTCTATCGGAAGGAGCAGCGCGGCGAACTCTCCGGTCTCTCGCGGGTCTGGGCGTTCACCATCGACGACGGCCACCTGTTCGTCCGCCCCGACCAGATCGAGCAGGAGGTCGAACAGATCATGGACATGATCACGGACGTCCTCGAGACGTTCGACCTCGAGTACGAGATGGCGCTGGCAACGCGCCCCGAGAAGTCGGTCGGCTCCGACGAGATCTGGGAGCGTGCGGAAGAGCAACTCGAGAGCGTCCTCGAGGATCACGGCCACGAGTACGAGGTCGAGGAGGGCGACGGCGCCTTCTACGGCCCGAAGATCGACTTCGCGTTCGAGGACGCCATCGGGCGCTCGTGGGACGGCCCGACGGTCCAACTGGACTTCAATATGCCCGAGCGGTTCGACCTGAACTACGTCGGCGAGGACAACGAGGAACATCGCCCCGTCATGATCCACCGCGCGCTCTACGGCAGCTACGAGCGGTTCTTCATGATGCTCATCGAGCACTACGAGGGTCGCTTCCCGCTGTGGCTGGCCCCCGAGCAGGTCCGCGTGCTGCCGATTTCGGACGACAACCTCGGCTACGCTCACCGGGTGGCCAACGAGTTCGACGACTTCCGCGTCGAGGTCGACGACCGGGACAGCACCTTAGAGCGCAAGATCCGCGCGGCCCACGACGACCGGGTCCCCTACCAGATCATCGTCGGCGACAACGAGGAGGAGGCCGGTAACATCTCGGTCCGGGACCGCTTCGAGGATCAGGAGTACGACGTCGAAATCGACGAGTTCAAAGAGCACCTCGAGGCCGAACTCGAGGAGCAGCGGACTCAGCCGGACTTCCTGCAGGACTGA
- a CDS encoding HAD family hydrolase, producing MATAVLFDLDNTLYPYPPCNQAGKAAALERAQELGYDFDHESFAEFYQAGRREVKRDTGGTAASHERYLYFKRALELHTGSPRPGDALALGDAYWSAYLEEMSLVPDAKETLEELQEQGVDIAITTNLTTTIQLAKLERLGLTDYVDLVLTSEETGQEKPASVMFTLPLARLDSRASEAVMVGDDLEADIAGANAVGLETVLFDPSEESDATESADRAATERQADHSIDTLGELTDLVS from the coding sequence ATGGCAACCGCCGTGCTCTTCGACCTCGACAACACGCTCTACCCGTACCCGCCGTGCAACCAGGCGGGGAAAGCCGCCGCACTCGAGCGAGCGCAGGAACTAGGTTACGACTTCGACCACGAGTCGTTCGCCGAGTTCTATCAGGCGGGTCGCCGCGAGGTAAAACGCGACACCGGCGGCACCGCCGCTTCCCACGAGCGCTACCTCTACTTCAAGCGCGCCCTCGAGCTCCACACCGGGTCGCCTCGGCCGGGCGACGCGCTGGCGCTGGGCGACGCCTACTGGAGCGCCTACCTCGAGGAGATGAGCCTTGTCCCCGATGCAAAGGAGACGCTCGAGGAATTACAAGAGCAAGGCGTCGATATCGCGATCACGACCAACCTCACGACGACGATCCAGCTCGCGAAACTCGAGCGACTGGGACTGACCGACTACGTCGATCTGGTGCTCACGTCCGAGGAGACCGGCCAGGAGAAGCCCGCGTCGGTCATGTTCACGCTGCCGCTCGCGCGACTCGACAGTCGGGCGTCGGAGGCGGTGATGGTCGGCGACGACCTCGAGGCCGACATCGCGGGCGCGAACGCGGTCGGCCTAGAGACGGTGCTGTTCGATCCGAGCGAGGAGTCGGACGCGACCGAGTCGGCGGACCGCGCCGCCACGGAACGGCAAGCCGACCACAGCATAGATACTCTCGGAGAGCTAACCGATCTGGTATCGTGA